TAGGGTCTTGCAAGTAttcaatacataatttttgtacaTGTAGTAAGTATCTATCAACTGCAGTGTAATATACaaggaaaattaaataacGTCTTATcctgagatttgatataattataaatattattttattatttgaaaaaaatatcaataccCCCTGATTATAACGATTGTCTAACAAGTAACCCAATTCGTTAGTCTCTGTTAAGTTCCATCCATTTTAGTGataaactgaccaaaatacccgCGTAAACTAAaaactttaatattattttatttttaaaaattttctgattttttatggactaaatagatatatttttataaatttttaaattttctatccaCCCCAAccaattattttacaaaaaaaacttatagcaaaggtaaattaaaaatttcatacctccactAAAAACTACAGAATTTTATCATAcaacagaaaatatttataattttttaaataataaaaaaatattcataattatattaaatttcagaataatttactctaaattaCAATGTGGATGCAGTCAAGTTGGCATAGATGTATTACATTCACTGCATACATGCAATCAATAGTTAAACTCATAGGGAAAGTGAGTAGATTTAAGAGTAGTGGGAAACACAAACACTGCGAAATTTCTTAATAGCTTAGATCATATGTGGTGTGATGTGTCAATGTTATAAGAAGATATGCCAATTCAACCAACTGCTGCTTGAGTAGTGAGAATGGGGCTCCACACATTTCTTTCCTTTGCTGATGAGAAGGAAGAGGCTATCAGCGCACACTCCAATCACACCACAACTGTAGACAAACCTCATATTGCCTTAAACCAAAAAGCACCATGCTCCATTTTAGCCATACTaactatttcaaattattaatattatagctTATATCTTGGTGTATACATGACATGTTGTGGGTTGAAGGTTAGAGTCCACCCTATTCTCTCCGTAAAGCAGTTGTCTCAGAAGAGGATCTGACAGCAACCACAAATCATTGGAAACTCAAGCCAGTTTTTGCTAAATTATGTACAAGACCTGTGCTATATCTACACCAGACACTCAAAAGCCCCAGAGTAGCAAAAGCTATTGTGCACTGCCAGTGAAGTACTTAGAAAAGCATTCTTCTGTGCTGCAGTATTTGAGCATCACTTTGTACACCTCAATCAATAGCTTCGGGAACCGACTCCTGAAATACCTATCAAATCCTTCGGGTACCGGTCCAATCATCTCCTGACATTAACACATCATGTAAAACTTTAGCCACCAGTGACAAGGTATGGTGAGAGATGCAAACAGTGgacatttgtaattttgcttCACATGAACAGCACATTGCCCATATACCATGTGTCTCCTGACACTAGAACAAGTATAAATTCGCTAACTAAATTACAGCATAGAAAAAAAAGGTTGAGGTGGTTATGAAAATTCTGAAACCACCAGGTCTCAAATGCAAGAACCACCAGCTTTCTCATACCGAGCTGTTGGATTTGCATTATTCCATACAGCAAGATGGGATTTTCACCAAAGTGGCAATCAATTTCAAAAAGGGCAAAAACATTTCAGTACCTGAATTTCTGCAGGAAGCTCCCTGTAATGATTCAACTTGTTACGCATGACTCTTAGTAAGTCACGAACACTGTCAAACCTATAACGTCTATAACGACcaatattattaagaaataaaggTTCCATCTTCTCATTCCACTTTGCACCCAAAGCCACAGGGGCAGTGCTTTCTAATGATTTCAAGAGATCCGAATTAGCCTCCCTATCTTCCAATTCCACCCTATCACTTGTATCACGGAGGAAGGAAAGCCGCATCTCCGCATTCCAAAACAAAGGATGGTAAAGCACCTCCAGCGCCCTTGGCCTAAAATCAGAGGCAAGAGATTAAAATGACATTTAGAAAGCTGAGATTCAATTAGTTCCCAGATCAAAGTTATCAAATTACTAATAGCTCAAGAAAAGGCTCTACTTCCCTAATCTCCCTGTAGGAAGCTGGGGAACAGGAGCCAAAGTAAGGAAACACAAATCTATTGGACGTTTTGCCGTTCTGTAATAACTTACAAAAGAATAATTCATATCCTAAATTGGAAacacatgtatataatttCTTCTGCAGCAGTAAGAACCTATAAACCCTTAAGAAGGAGAAAACCTTTCTAACATATAAAATTGCTGCAGCGACACCATTTACAGTCTGGTGAAAACTTCTCCTGAATACTTCTTTGCGTAGAAAAGAATTGCAGTGATTTGACAAACAAGTATTTCAAGATGTTAAAACAGCTGCAATTGCCAAGAGTTAGTCAAGATTGTAATACTAGTATACCTCATTTCAGCATTAGGATCTAATAATCGCAAGATCAGATCCACTGCTTCCGGAATATGTTCTACCAGGAAAAGGTCAACTTTACTTTTTACGATGTTGATGTCACGTTCCAGGCGATTCCCAAAGGGATGTCTACCACCAGTAAtgcagaaaaacaaaacacaaccAAGACTAAACAAATCAACTCCCCGCGTTTGACGCCCATGGAGAAGCTGTTCAGGTGCTTGCCATCCGGAACTTCCACTGCCTGAAACAGATCAATCAGTTATATGAACCAAGAAACAATTTCTCATAGATAagtaataatttaactaaataattaatctataaattataaataatcttgcgatttttatttctttattcctGTTTCTGCTTGATGCTCaatatatttcctttttatttggTCTCATAGacttttttgtttcctttctctCTGAATTCCGAATTactcttctcttttattttaaatttggttTTCTGTGTctgctttttcttcttctctctaaCCAATAAAGTGCAGACATGGAATGAGATCAtggataaaagaaaatcaaaagtttCTTTAAATCTTTCTAGTggttatattgtaatttacttttgtaaattaatacaagttaataataagtaaaactTCATGTGAAAATCTTGAaagtcaaaattaaaagaaagtaAGACATTCGCTCTATGATGCATTCTTAAATATCTAGAACAAGAGTAAGCAACCATGAACAAAATGTTTTGCACACTATTTCATTTGgttatattaaattctattatacTTGTAACCGAAATTATAATTCTCTAGTAATGTAACTCCATATAAGTAACATATAAAGAATTGTAATAGAATAAAAGAGATTGAAGTTAAATGTATTTCAAGgcaaaaaatgattttgacTTTGGTCCATCAAAGTTACATTATGCTCTCGTtggaacaaatattttggtttttatttttttaacttttttgggCTTTAATCTTATTGAGTATgcctactatatatatttatgtgtgtatatatctatgtgtgtgtgtgtgtgtgaaaaagaagcatgagaagaaaattaaatgaaaaaaatattaataggaATTTCAACAGAAACAGGACGAGTAACTCATGGCAAATTTGTGGGAACACTTCCCTAAACAGGTTGATCAGGTTAAATCCATGAGATAATCAATTATCtggaaattaatttcatatcaaCTACCTAACTGCAATCAagaattacaattaaataGGCATGTAGTAGATATAACAaaaactccaaaaaaaaaattacactaatTGATTTGTACTTGGACTAAGGCCACTAATTTACTGCACTGGAGCACATTAAACTATGAAACACAGAGACAATCAACTGGCAGGTTCACCAagaaagatttatttgttacCTGTAGCATGATTACTCAAGGAAGACATATCTCCAACAAGGCGCTTGCTAATGCCCATGTCAGAAAGCTTTGCACAAAGAGATCTTTCTCTGATTATCAAAACATTTTGAGGCTTCAGATCCCGGTGAACAATTCCTAATTCATGTAGATGAGCAATTCCAGATATTACATCCCTGCGCTCCACATGGACATagcaagaagaaaaagaaaagaaaaaaagcaatataACAATCAGCTTTGTATCAAAGTATTTTCCGTtgctcaaatttaatttgtttttctcaatctaaaaatatttggtagGAAAATTAGATGACCTCATCAATTTCAACAACAAATGCGAAGGATAGCCATCTGAGTTCCACAACTCAAATTCCTGCATAGAGCCTTTCATAGAGTCCAAAGAGATGGTAAACTCTGCCGGAATCTCTGCATCCAAGTTCTTGCCAAGAGTTGGGTTGCTGGAGGACTTTAAGTGCATAAGAATAAGATCATTTAAGCTGCAAGCACAACGTTCCAATGCAAGATAAACAAAATCTTGGTCTTGCTCTACTCCGTACCATCTTACTATATTTGGATGGCAGTCAGACACAATAAGATTTTGGATCTCTTTAAAGGCAATATCATTATGGGCTCTAACAAGGCGCTTCACGGCAACAGGACGACCTTCATAAATCCCTTCAAGAACAATGGTACCATTACTACCTTTGCCAATTTCTTTGTTGGAAACAACTAACTTACCAATTCTGCGCCCATCTGTAACCAGAGTTGGTTGGTTGAGGTTCAGCAAAAAGTTATTATCACCCCCATTGTGAATGTGTTGAGCCTCATCTTCTTGTTTATCTTGTTCCACATTGTAACTTCCTACCTTCCCAGTTTTGCGAGATTTCTTCCTTTTTGATTGTGTATTTGGAGAACTCATGCCAGTGGACTTCATAGCCAAGTTGACTTTTATTGTAGAGACTACACTATAATGGTAGACAACAAAGACTACaagacaaataaaaagaagaatgagTTTTGATGTGCCAAACTCCCACTGAGGAGTTATAGAACCATCATCAGAAAGCACTTTCACTTCATGCACATTAGTTACCCCACAATTTTCACCAAATGTATGCAAAGGAAGAACAGCCTTAAGGTCCTTGCTATCATGTGCACCTCCAAAATCACTACTGCGAGACAAAGGAAGAAGTTCCAGAACTTTTTCAACATTTGGCTGTGAAGGAAGGACATCAGCCGTGGATGCAGGAAGCATCATATCTGGGTGAAGAACCTCTGGTGGCCTGTGAAGCATGGATAAGGTTTCCAACATATTGTGATTACGGAAGCGATACACAAGCGCTCTTGACTGACATGGAAGTGGCATATTATGAGGAAGAGGTTCAGAAGACTCCAAATCAGAAAGCATAAACCCAAGTGAATCTTGACAAAGAAAAGCAGCCCCAATTTCAGCAACAGTCACATTCCATAGGACTTCATTTGAATTTGGCATAAATGACGTCAATCTATAATCTGTCCTTGTGATGTAAAGTGGTAGCTCATCTGTCTTCGGACTGGACCCAGATTGGTACTGCTCTTTGACAGTGATATTATAAGGAACATCATTAACACTGCTCTGCGTTGTGGATGGAGGATCTGACATCCTATATGTATG
The sequence above is a segment of the Sesamum indicum cultivar Zhongzhi No. 13 unplaced genomic scaffold, S_indicum_v1.0 C00474, whole genome shotgun sequence genome. Coding sequences within it:
- the LOC105155179 gene encoding serine/threonine-protein kinase/endoribonuclease IRE1a-like isoform X2, encoding MKHCTLLLFLCILFLFGAFSGSAGDFLNLNNGVKRYGDSFQVAARRSLLSATSKGDTALVAALDGTIYLLEVGSMRPLWSFSSGPQIYSSYQAPVSDKENASGVESNYFIDCGDDWELYAHNSLGKLKLMKSLEEYISSTPQIAEDGGIVLGSKKTTAFLVDAKTGRVIHTYRMSDPPSTTQSSVNDVPYNITVKEQYQSGSSPKTDELPLYITRTDYRLTSFMPNSNEVLWNVTVAEIGAAFLCQDSLGFMLSDLESSEPLPHNMPLPCQSRALVYRFRNHNMLETLSMLHRPPEVLHPDMMLPASTADVLPSQPNVEKVLELLPLSRSSDFGGAHDSKDLKAVLPLHTFGENCGVTNVHEVKVLSDDGSITPQWEFGTSKLILLFICLVVFVVYHYSVVSTIKVNLAMKSTGMSSPNTQSKRKKSRKTGKVGSYNVEQDKQEDEAQHIHNGGDNNFLLNLNQPTLVTDGRRIGIYEGRPVAVKRLVRAHNDIAFKEIQNLIVSDCHPNIVRWYGVEQDQDFVYLALERCACSLNDLILMHLKSSSNPTLGKNLDAEIPAEFTISLDSMKGSMQEFELWNSDGYPSHLLLKLMRDVISGIAHLHELGIVHRDLKPQNVLIIRERSLCAKLSDMGISKRLVGDMSSLSNHATGSGSSGWQAPEQLLHGRQTRGVDLFSLGCVLFFCITGGRHPFGNRLERDINIVKSKVDLFLVEHIPEAVDLILRLLDPNAEMRPRALEVLYHPLFWNAEMRLSFLRDTSDRVELEDREANSDLLKSLESTAPVALGAKWNEKMEPLFLNNIGRYRRYRFDSVRDLLRVMRNKLNHYRELPAEIQEMIGPVPEGFDRYFRSRFPKLLIEVYKVMLKYCSTEECFSKYFTGSAQ
- the LOC105155179 gene encoding serine/threonine-protein kinase/endoribonuclease IRE1a-like isoform X1 produces the protein MKHCTLLLFLCILFLFGAFSGSAGDFLNLNNGVKRYGDSFQVAARRSLLSATSKGDTALVAALDGTIYLLEVGSMRPLWSFSSGPQIYSSYQAPVSDKENASGVESNYFIDCGDDWELYAHNSLGKLKLMKSLEEYISSTPQIAEDGGIVLGSKKTTAFLVDAKTGRVIHTYRMSDPPSTTQSSVNDVPYNITVKEQYQSGSSPKTDELPLYITRTDYRLTSFMPNSNEVLWNVTVAEIGAAFLCQDSLGFMLSDLESSEPLPHNMPLPCQSRALVYRFRNHNMLETLSMLHRPPEVLHPDMMLPASTADVLPSQPNVEKVLELLPLSRSSDFGGAHDSKDLKAVLPLHTFGENCGVTNVHEVKVLSDDGSITPQWEFGTSKLILLFICLVVFVVYHYSVVSTIKVNLAMKSTGMSSPNTQSKRKKSRKTGKVGSYNVEQDKQEDEAQHIHNGGDNNFLLNLNQPTLVTDGRRIGKLVVSNKEIGKGSNGTIVLEGIYEGRPVAVKRLVRAHNDIAFKEIQNLIVSDCHPNIVRWYGVEQDQDFVYLALERCACSLNDLILMHLKSSSNPTLGKNLDAEIPAEFTISLDSMKGSMQEFELWNSDGYPSHLLLKLMRDVISGIAHLHELGIVHRDLKPQNVLIIRERSLCAKLSDMGISKRLVGDMSSLSNHATGSGSSGWQAPEQLLHGRQTRGVDLFSLGCVLFFCITGGRHPFGNRLERDINIVKSKVDLFLVEHIPEAVDLILRLLDPNAEMRPRALEVLYHPLFWNAEMRLSFLRDTSDRVELEDREANSDLLKSLESTAPVALGAKWNEKMEPLFLNNIGRYRRYRFDSVRDLLRVMRNKLNHYRELPAEIQEMIGPVPEGFDRYFRSRFPKLLIEVYKVMLKYCSTEECFSKYFTGSAQ